In Lachnospiraceae bacterium, one DNA window encodes the following:
- the ftsH gene encoding ATP-dependent zinc metalloprotease FtsH gives MGVKNDNSSNNNNRKPYLYYYCIVLLIVMVLNALVFPSVMERSVEVPFNEFTTQLSSGNVEQVYVNSDYTEILYTLNEDKNKTWSAVTYKTGNMTTADDLVNRLESAGVQNYSREIPTQASPLLNFLTTWVFPILMFVIIGQLMGRMMAKRMGGGSSAMTFGKSNAKIYAEKETGVTFNDVAGEEEAKDALKEIVDFLHNPDKYAQIGASLPKGALLVGPPGTGKTLLAKAVAGEAKVPFFSISGSEFVEMFVGMGAAKVRDLFKQANEKAPCIVFIDEIDTIGKKRDGGGMGGNDEREQTLNQLLTEMDGFDGKKGVVILAATNRPESLDPALLRPGRFDRRVPVELPDLQGREAILKVHGRKVKMDESVDYNVIARSTAGASGAELANIINEAALRAVRQGRSLVSQEDLQESVETVIAGYQKKNAVIPADERKIVAYHEVGHALVAACQTHSAPVQKITIIPRTSGALGYTMQVDAGEKYLMSKEEALNKIATFTGGRAAEELIFHSITTGASNDIEQATKIARAMVTRYGMTDEFDMVAMETVNNQYLGGDTSLTCSPETARMIDEQVVKIVRTQHEKALNILKENEGKLHEIAKYLLDKETITGEEFMEIYERNDADVN, from the coding sequence ATGGGCGTAAAAAACGACAACAGCAGCAATAACAATAACAGAAAACCCTATTTATACTACTACTGTATCGTCCTTCTCATTGTAATGGTATTAAACGCGTTAGTATTTCCATCTGTCATGGAACGTTCCGTAGAAGTACCATTTAATGAGTTCACCACACAGTTAAGTTCAGGAAACGTAGAACAGGTCTACGTCAACAGTGACTATACAGAAATCCTGTATACATTAAATGAGGATAAAAACAAAACGTGGTCTGCGGTTACCTATAAAACAGGAAACATGACTACAGCAGATGACCTGGTAAACCGTCTGGAAAGCGCAGGAGTACAGAATTACAGCAGAGAGATACCAACTCAGGCATCGCCATTACTTAACTTCCTGACCACCTGGGTATTCCCGATCCTTATGTTTGTGATCATTGGTCAGCTTATGGGCCGTATGATGGCCAAGCGTATGGGTGGTGGAAGCAGCGCAATGACTTTTGGAAAATCCAACGCAAAAATATACGCAGAAAAAGAAACAGGCGTAACCTTTAACGATGTAGCAGGAGAAGAAGAAGCCAAAGATGCCTTAAAAGAGATTGTAGATTTTTTACACAACCCGGATAAATACGCACAGATCGGTGCAAGCCTTCCAAAGGGAGCTTTACTTGTAGGTCCTCCAGGAACCGGTAAGACCCTTCTGGCAAAAGCAGTAGCAGGCGAGGCAAAGGTGCCGTTTTTCTCCATTTCCGGATCTGAATTTGTAGAAATGTTCGTAGGAATGGGAGCAGCCAAAGTAAGAGATTTATTCAAACAGGCCAACGAAAAAGCTCCATGTATCGTTTTCATCGATGAGATCGATACCATTGGTAAAAAGCGTGACGGTGGTGGAATGGGCGGAAACGATGAGCGAGAACAGACCTTAAACCAGCTTCTTACAGAAATGGACGGTTTCGACGGAAAGAAAGGCGTTGTTATCTTAGCAGCTACCAACCGCCCTGAGTCCCTTGACCCGGCTCTTCTTCGTCCGGGACGTTTTGACCGCCGTGTGCCGGTAGAACTTCCGGATCTTCAGGGCCGTGAAGCTATCTTAAAAGTCCATGGCCGCAAAGTAAAAATGGACGAATCCGTTGATTACAATGTGATCGCCAGATCCACAGCAGGTGCCAGCGGCGCTGAGCTTGCAAATATTATAAATGAAGCAGCTTTAAGAGCTGTCCGCCAGGGAAGAAGCCTTGTGTCCCAGGAAGATTTACAGGAAAGCGTAGAAACTGTCATTGCAGGCTATCAGAAGAAAAATGCAGTGATCCCGGCAGATGAGCGCAAGATCGTAGCTTATCATGAAGTAGGACACGCACTTGTAGCTGCCTGCCAGACCCACAGCGCACCGGTACAGAAGATCACCATTATTCCAAGAACATCAGGTGCATTAGGCTATACCATGCAGGTAGATGCAGGTGAAAAATATCTGATGAGCAAAGAAGAGGCATTAAATAAGATCGCAACCTTTACCGGAGGCCGTGCAGCTGAAGAGCTGATCTTCCATTCTATTACTACAGGCGCGTCTAACGATATTGAACAGGCAACCAAGATCGCCAGAGCCATGGTCACTCGTTACGGCATGACAGATGAATTCGATATGGTGGCTATGGAAACAGTAAACAACCAGTATTTAGGCGGTGATACTTCTCTGACCTGTTCACCTGAAACAGCCAGAATGATAGATGAGCAGGTAGTAAAGATCGTCCGTACCCAGCATGAAAAAGCATTAAATATCCTGAAAGAAAACGAAGGCAAGCTTCATGAGATCGCAAAGTATCTTCTGGATAAGGAAACCATCACGGGAGAAGAATTTATGGAGATCTATGAAAGAAATGACGCAGATGTAAATTAG
- a CDS encoding BMP family ABC transporter substrate-binding protein: MKGKKIISAALAGVMALSLTACGGGSAQETTAAPAAGSKAEETTAAAEGSEAATGKGVTKEDLKVGFIFIGDENEGYTAAHYKGAKEMQEALGLNDDQLIVKWNIPEDETAKDAAMDLADQGCQIVFANSFGHESYVIEAAKEYPEVQFCHATGFQAAGSGLSNMHNFFTSIYEARYVSGVVAGLKLNQMIEDGTVKEDACKIGYVGAYPYAEVISGYTSFFLGARSVCPSATMEVKYTNSWASFDLEKEAADALISDGCVLISQHADTTGAPTACEAAGVPCVGYNISMIATAPDQALTSASNNWGIYMTYAVQSVLDGTEIPADWCKGFSDGAVLITELNDKAVAPGTKEKVEEVEAKLASGELHVFDTSTWTVNGETLDSYKKDGSDIEYISDGYFHESEFASAPAFDIFIDGIKNIDN; the protein is encoded by the coding sequence ATGAAGGGAAAGAAGATCATCAGTGCAGCATTAGCAGGTGTTATGGCGCTCTCATTAACAGCATGTGGAGGCGGTTCCGCGCAGGAAACAACAGCGGCTCCTGCAGCTGGTTCTAAGGCAGAAGAGACCACAGCTGCAGCAGAAGGCTCAGAGGCAGCCACTGGTAAAGGCGTAACTAAAGAAGACTTAAAGGTTGGCTTTATTTTCATCGGTGATGAAAACGAAGGTTATACAGCCGCTCATTACAAGGGCGCAAAAGAAATGCAGGAAGCATTAGGATTAAATGATGACCAGCTGATCGTAAAATGGAATATTCCGGAAGATGAGACAGCAAAGGACGCAGCAATGGACTTGGCGGATCAGGGATGCCAGATCGTATTTGCAAACAGTTTTGGCCATGAATCATATGTAATAGAAGCTGCAAAAGAATATCCGGAGGTCCAGTTCTGCCACGCAACCGGTTTCCAGGCAGCAGGCAGTGGACTTTCCAATATGCATAACTTCTTCACATCTATTTACGAAGCACGCTATGTATCTGGTGTAGTTGCAGGCCTTAAGTTAAATCAGATGATCGAAGATGGTACTGTAAAAGAAGATGCCTGCAAGATCGGTTATGTAGGTGCTTATCCATATGCTGAGGTTATCAGCGGCTACACCTCTTTCTTCTTAGGTGCACGTTCTGTTTGCCCATCCGCTACTATGGAAGTTAAATACACCAACAGCTGGGCAAGCTTTGACCTGGAAAAAGAAGCAGCAGACGCCCTGATCTCTGATGGCTGTGTACTGATCAGCCAGCATGCAGATACCACTGGTGCCCCAACCGCCTGCGAGGCAGCGGGAGTTCCTTGTGTAGGCTATAATATTTCCATGATCGCAACTGCTCCTGACCAGGCACTTACTTCTGCAAGCAACAACTGGGGCATTTATATGACCTATGCTGTACAGTCTGTACTGGATGGAACTGAGATCCCTGCTGACTGGTGCAAGGGCTTCTCTGATGGCGCAGTTCTTATAACTGAGTTAAATGACAAGGCAGTTGCTCCTGGAACAAAGGAAAAGGTAGAAGAAGTAGAAGCTAAGTTAGCAAGCGGCGAGCTTCATGTATTTGATACTTCTACATGGACTGTAAATGGTGAGACACTGGATAGCTATAAGAAAGACGGAAGTGACATTGAGTACATTTCTGACGGATATTTCCATGAGTCTGAATTTGCTTCTGCACCGGCATTTGATATTTTTATCGACGGTATCAAAAACATTGACAACTAA
- a CDS encoding ABC transporter ATP-binding protein has protein sequence MSESYAIELKNITKRFGKVTANDKVCLSVKKGEILSILGENGSGKTTLMNMISGIYYPDEGQILVNGKEVTIRSPKDSFALGIGMIHQHFKLVDVLTAAENIILGLSGKEILDMKSVTAKINELTSRYGFDLDPNQKIYTMSVSQKQTVEIVKLLYRGVDILILDEPTAVLTPQETEKLFTVLRNMREAGHSIIIITHKLHEVLSLSDRVSVLRKGAYIGTVPTKDATEASLTEMMVGKKVALNIERPETVNPQKRLVMEHVTCVDKEGVKTLDDAGFTAYSGEILGIAGIAGSGQKELLEAIAGLQPMEDGTIRYYPPEGGEETLSGMSPAAIRKLGIKLSFVPEDRLGMGLVAAMGMTDNMMLRGYKKGMPFFTDRKTPKAMAEQLIKELEIVTPGVSTPVGRLSGGNVQKVLVGREISSDPRVLMVAYPVRGLDINSSYTIYHLLNEQKKQGAAVIFVGEDLDVLLELCDRILVLCGGKVSGIVDGRTATKEEIGLMMTKTGGGQDE, from the coding sequence GTGAGCGAATCATATGCCATTGAGCTGAAGAACATTACAAAACGGTTTGGCAAAGTAACAGCCAACGACAAAGTATGCCTGTCCGTAAAGAAGGGAGAGATATTATCCATTCTGGGAGAAAATGGAAGTGGAAAGACCACTCTTATGAACATGATATCCGGTATTTATTATCCGGACGAAGGACAGATCCTGGTAAATGGAAAAGAGGTGACTATCCGTTCGCCAAAGGACTCCTTTGCTTTAGGAATCGGTATGATCCATCAGCATTTTAAGCTGGTAGATGTGCTGACTGCGGCAGAAAATATTATTTTAGGACTTTCCGGAAAAGAAATACTGGATATGAAAAGTGTTACGGCAAAGATCAATGAACTGACCAGCCGCTATGGCTTTGATCTGGATCCAAACCAGAAAATATACACTATGTCCGTGTCGCAGAAACAGACAGTAGAAATTGTCAAACTGCTTTACCGCGGTGTGGATATCCTGATCCTGGACGAGCCTACAGCGGTTCTGACACCACAGGAAACGGAAAAGCTGTTTACTGTCCTTCGCAATATGCGTGAAGCTGGTCATTCCATTATCATCATCACCCATAAGCTTCATGAGGTTTTATCCCTTTCTGACCGTGTTTCCGTTCTGCGAAAAGGCGCTTATATTGGTACTGTCCCGACAAAAGACGCCACAGAAGCTTCTCTTACAGAGATGATGGTAGGCAAGAAGGTTGCTTTAAATATCGAACGTCCTGAAACGGTGAATCCACAGAAACGTCTGGTAATGGAACATGTGACCTGTGTGGATAAAGAGGGTGTAAAGACTCTGGATGACGCAGGATTTACAGCCTACAGCGGCGAGATTTTAGGAATTGCAGGAATTGCAGGAAGCGGCCAGAAAGAGCTGCTGGAGGCCATTGCAGGGCTTCAGCCAATGGAGGACGGAACCATCCGGTATTATCCTCCGGAAGGTGGAGAAGAGACTCTATCCGGCATGAGTCCGGCGGCTATCCGCAAACTGGGCATTAAGCTTTCCTTTGTTCCTGAGGACCGTCTGGGAATGGGTCTGGTGGCAGCCATGGGCATGACTGACAATATGATGCTTCGGGGCTATAAAAAGGGTATGCCTTTCTTTACAGACAGGAAAACGCCAAAAGCAATGGCTGAGCAGCTGATCAAAGAGCTGGAGATCGTTACTCCCGGTGTCTCTACACCTGTTGGACGTCTTTCCGGTGGAAATGTACAGAAGGTACTGGTAGGACGTGAGATATCATCAGATCCCCGTGTACTTATGGTAGCATATCCGGTGCGCGGTCTGGATATCAACTCTTCCTATACGATCTATCATTTATTAAATGAACAGAAAAAGCAGGGAGCGGCGGTTATCTTCGTAGGTGAAGACCTGGACGTGCTCCTGGAGCTTTGCGACCGCATTCTGGTGCTTTGCGGTGGAAAAGTAAGCGGGATCGTAGACGGAAGAACAGCTACAAAAGAAGAAATAGGACTTATGATGACAAAGACAGGAGGCGGACAGGATGAGTAA
- a CDS encoding ABC transporter permease, with product MSKEISGVTNKEPLMHISKRDGIETWKSWLIRMIAVLLSLVVCAGVIVALTGLNPIEVYKGIFDGAIGTKRRAWMTIRDTLVLLCIAVGITPAFKMRFWNIGAEGQVLIGGVTSAAMMIYLGNSLPPVILFPLMFLGSAAAAMIWGVIPAFFKAYWNTNETLFTLMMNYVATQVITYCIIFWENPKGSNSVGTINSTTKGGWIPKLFGLDYGWNLVIVLALTVAMFIYLKYSKQGYEIAVVGESENTARYAGINVKRVILRTMALSGAICGIAGFIIVGGASHTISTSTAGGRGFTAIIVSWLSKFNTFVMILVSFFLVFMQKGAGQIASQFNLNENASDIITGIILFFILGCEFFINYKVGFRSRKKRGK from the coding sequence ATGAGTAAGGAAATAAGTGGAGTTACGAATAAAGAGCCTCTGATGCATATTTCCAAGCGGGACGGCATTGAAACATGGAAGAGCTGGCTGATCCGCATGATTGCAGTGCTGTTATCACTGGTAGTTTGTGCAGGTGTGATCGTGGCTCTTACCGGTTTAAATCCGATTGAAGTATATAAGGGCATTTTTGACGGCGCTATTGGCACTAAGCGCCGTGCGTGGATGACTATCCGTGATACACTGGTGCTTTTGTGTATCGCAGTTGGTATTACCCCGGCATTTAAAATGCGTTTCTGGAACATTGGTGCAGAAGGCCAGGTACTTATCGGCGGTGTTACCTCAGCTGCTATGATGATCTATCTGGGAAATTCCCTTCCTCCTGTAATATTATTTCCCTTAATGTTCCTTGGCAGTGCAGCAGCAGCTATGATCTGGGGCGTGATTCCGGCATTTTTCAAGGCTTACTGGAATACAAATGAGACACTGTTTACCCTGATGATGAACTATGTTGCAACCCAGGTCATTACCTATTGTATTATTTTCTGGGAAAATCCAAAGGGATCCAACTCTGTAGGAACTATTAACTCCACTACAAAGGGCGGCTGGATCCCAAAGCTTTTTGGTCTGGACTATGGCTGGAACCTGGTGATCGTACTGGCTCTGACTGTTGCTATGTTCATTTACTTAAAATACAGCAAACAGGGATATGAGATCGCAGTTGTAGGTGAAAGTGAAAATACAGCCCGCTATGCAGGAATCAATGTAAAACGTGTTATCCTGCGCACCATGGCACTGTCCGGTGCTATCTGCGGTATTGCAGGCTTTATCATTGTTGGCGGCGCAAGCCACACCATTTCCACCAGTACAGCAGGCGGCAGAGGCTTTACAGCCATCATTGTTTCCTGGCTGAGCAAATTCAATACCTTTGTGATGATCCTGGTATCCTTCTTTCTGGTGTTCATGCAAAAAGGTGCAGGACAGATCGCGTCCCAGTTTAACTTAAACGAAAATGCCTCAGATATCATCACCGGTATTATCTTGTTCTTTATCCTGGGCTGCGAGTTCTTTATTAACTACAAAGTGGGATTCAGGAGCAGGAAAAAGAGGGGAAAATAG
- a CDS encoding ABC transporter permease — protein sequence MGLLIIFMQKAIGQGIGILYGALGEILTEKSGNLNLGIPGMMYMGGIAGLIGAFLYENSSAAPNGAVGVLISFLCAFLCAALGGLVYSVLTITLRANQNVTGLALTTFGVGFGNFFGGSLSKLAGGVGQISVAVTGAAFKKQIPVLSGFGAVGQMLFSYGFLTYLAIILALVLAFFLGKTRKGLNLRAVGESPATADAAGINVTVYKYLATCIGGGISGLGGLYFVMEYSGGTWTNNGFGDRGWLAIALVIFALWKPVNAIWGSILFGGLYILYLYIPGLDRGAQEIFKALPYVVTIIVLVFTSLRKKREYQPPASLGLAYFREER from the coding sequence ATGGGATTATTGATCATTTTTATGCAGAAGGCCATTGGACAGGGAATCGGTATCCTTTATGGTGCTTTAGGTGAGATATTAACAGAAAAATCCGGAAACCTGAATCTGGGTATTCCCGGAATGATGTATATGGGAGGCATCGCCGGACTGATCGGTGCTTTCCTTTATGAAAACAGCAGCGCTGCGCCAAATGGAGCTGTGGGAGTTCTTATTTCTTTCCTGTGCGCATTTTTATGTGCGGCCTTAGGCGGCTTGGTCTACAGTGTGCTGACCATTACCTTACGTGCCAACCAGAATGTAACCGGTCTGGCACTTACTACTTTCGGTGTTGGCTTCGGCAATTTCTTTGGCGGTTCTCTTTCCAAGCTGGCAGGGGGTGTTGGACAGATCTCTGTTGCAGTGACTGGTGCGGCTTTTAAGAAACAGATCCCGGTACTTTCCGGCTTTGGTGCAGTGGGACAGATGCTGTTTTCATATGGATTTTTAACTTATCTGGCCATCATCCTGGCACTGGTGTTGGCATTTTTCCTTGGAAAGACCAGAAAAGGACTGAACCTGCGGGCAGTAGGTGAAAGCCCGGCTACAGCAGATGCGGCTGGCATCAATGTTACTGTATATAAATATCTGGCAACCTGTATTGGTGGCGGCATCAGCGGTCTTGGCGGTTTATACTTTGTTATGGAATATTCCGGAGGAACCTGGACTAATAATGGTTTTGGTGACAGAGGCTGGCTGGCTATCGCCCTTGTTATCTTTGCTCTCTGGAAGCCTGTAAATGCTATCTGGGGCTCGATCCTCTTTGGCGGCCTTTATATACTGTATCTTTATATTCCGGGACTGGACCGCGGCGCCCAGGAGATCTTTAAGGCACTGCCTTATGTAGTAACCATTATCGTACTGGTATTTACAAGTCTGAGAAAGAAAAGGGAATATCAGCCGCCGGCAAGTCTGGGACTGGCATATTTCCGTGAGGAACGATGA
- a CDS encoding arginine degradation protein gives MRGLIERYVREMVKIPSTSNTEMEKNCADYIAEELAKQPYFKEHPEQTGKYLLPEDSLGRSVPWGLVKGNGRSRKTIILTGHYDVVDTEEYGNERALAYDVEKWENLVKSGNVLPGMPDEVKEDFLSGDWMFGRGTADMKGGLSVGLVLLDWYGKILAEAEGKARSVAVSEAEVASELGDASGISGNLLFVTVPDEEGYSAGMRGAVPFLNEVKERFDLEYTALIDLEPASMENGAKTIYTGSVGKTMPAVLVQGVKAHVLNCFHGVSSLGVLSSFFMKTELAPEFAEKSTAEICPPPTWFCLRDRKEGYDVSVPFRAGGYMSMLGFEKTPDEVIKRLKALGRESFEEYARGMEEKWKAVNCSPFKCPGAAAAAEAEVLTVSELLAYCRKEQGEAFTTWFSETYKAQKARLDKGETNFPSATLDFMEQLLNQSKISGPVMLLGFAPPFYPAVDSGEEGKLLFEEMKKAAEKEGVSLKCHEYFCGISDLSYCGGMDKEELAAYAAQTPLWGSAYAMDIEAMARLKIPSMLFGPWGKDIHTRWERVNKASLYEKTPAVLKNFIEQMFDK, from the coding sequence ATGAGAGGATTAATTGAACGGTATGTAAGGGAAATGGTAAAAATCCCCAGCACTTCCAATACAGAGATGGAAAAAAACTGTGCAGACTATATTGCAGAGGAACTGGCAAAGCAGCCTTATTTTAAGGAGCATCCAGAGCAGACAGGAAAATATCTGCTGCCAGAGGACAGCTTAGGCCGGTCTGTGCCCTGGGGTCTGGTAAAAGGAAATGGCAGATCCCGTAAGACCATTATCCTTACAGGTCATTATGACGTAGTGGACACAGAAGAGTATGGAAATGAGCGAGCTCTGGCCTATGATGTGGAAAAATGGGAAAATCTGGTAAAATCTGGAAATGTTCTGCCTGGTATGCCCGATGAGGTAAAAGAAGATTTCCTTTCTGGTGACTGGATGTTTGGCAGAGGGACCGCGGATATGAAAGGCGGGCTTTCTGTTGGGCTGGTGTTATTGGATTGGTATGGGAAAATATTGGCTGAGGCAGAGGGGAAAGCTCGTAGTGTGGCCGTTTCTGAAGCGGAGGTTGCCTCTGAACTGGGGGATGCCTCTGGAATATCCGGCAACCTCCTGTTTGTAACTGTACCAGATGAAGAAGGTTACTCCGCCGGAATGCGTGGTGCTGTGCCATTTTTAAATGAGGTAAAAGAACGCTTTGACCTGGAATATACTGCACTTATCGATCTGGAACCGGCTTCTATGGAAAATGGGGCAAAGACCATTTATACAGGTTCTGTTGGAAAAACAATGCCTGCTGTTCTGGTCCAGGGCGTAAAAGCCCATGTATTAAACTGCTTCCATGGTGTCAGCTCCCTGGGCGTTTTAAGCAGCTTTTTCATGAAAACAGAGCTGGCACCGGAATTTGCGGAAAAAAGCACTGCGGAGATCTGCCCGCCGCCAACCTGGTTCTGTCTCCGTGACCGGAAAGAAGGCTATGATGTGTCTGTGCCTTTCAGGGCTGGCGGATACATGAGCATGCTTGGTTTTGAGAAAACACCGGATGAAGTGATAAAACGGCTGAAAGCGCTGGGAAGAGAAAGCTTTGAAGAATATGCCCGGGGAATGGAAGAAAAGTGGAAAGCAGTAAACTGCAGCCCCTTCAAGTGTCCCGGCGCAGCAGCCGCTGCAGAAGCAGAAGTTCTTACAGTCAGTGAGTTGCTGGCATACTGCCGCAAAGAACAGGGAGAAGCCTTTACTACCTGGTTTTCAGAAACTTATAAAGCCCAGAAAGCCCGCCTAGATAAAGGCGAGACCAATTTCCCGTCTGCCACTCTTGATTTTATGGAACAGCTGTTAAACCAGTCGAAAATCTCCGGCCCGGTCATGCTTCTTGGCTTTGCGCCTCCATTTTATCCTGCTGTAGACAGTGGGGAAGAAGGAAAACTGCTTTTTGAAGAGATGAAAAAAGCAGCGGAAAAAGAAGGAGTTTCCCTGAAATGCCATGAATATTTCTGTGGTATCTCTGACTTAAGCTACTGCGGTGGAATGGACAAGGAAGAACTGGCTGCCTATGCAGCCCAGACACCATTATGGGGCAGTGCCTATGCTATGGATATAGAAGCAATGGCAAGATTAAAGATCCCATCCATGCTCTTTGGGCCATGGGGAAAAGACATCCATACCCGGTGGGAGCGTGTAAATAAAGCCAGTTTATATGAAAAAACGCCGGCTGTATTAAAAAACTTTATCGAACAAATGTTTGATAAATAA